In Nitrospira sp., a single genomic region encodes these proteins:
- a CDS encoding bifunctional nuclease family protein has protein sequence MITQMHLKGLMFDPYNNAYIVVLRDEDGSEMLPIWVGKSEANSISMALENVGPPRPMTHDFMKSFLDAYDAKVLSVVITDLADHTYFAKIHLMYGDSEYTVDARPSDAIALALRSQAPIFAKESVLTKQSSEELEQWLENLKPEDFGKLDSGEEK, from the coding sequence ATGATCACGCAAATGCACCTCAAAGGGTTGATGTTCGACCCATACAACAACGCCTACATCGTGGTGCTCCGCGATGAGGACGGTTCCGAAATGTTGCCGATCTGGGTCGGAAAATCCGAGGCCAATTCAATCAGTATGGCCTTGGAGAACGTGGGCCCGCCCCGTCCCATGACCCATGATTTCATGAAGTCGTTTCTCGATGCCTACGATGCCAAGGTCCTGAGTGTGGTGATCACCGATCTGGCCGACCACACATACTTCGCCAAGATTCATCTGATGTACGGGGACTCCGAATACACGGTCGATGCGCGGCCGAGCGACGCCATCGCGCTCGCTCTCCGTTCCCAGGCTCCGATCTTCGCAAAGGAGTCCGTGCTGACGAAACAGAGTTCGGAAGAACTCGAGCAGTGGCTGGAAAACCTGAAACCGGAGGATTTCGGCAAACTGGACTCGGGGGAAGAGAAGTGA
- the rplM gene encoding 50S ribosomal protein L13, which produces MMSTYLQNPMDVQEKWYLVDAEGKTLGRLAARVAAILRGKHRPTFTPNVDMGDHVVIVNAEKIHLTGDKLETKLYRTHSGYPGGLKTATAQHVFRKDPTRLLTLAIEGMLPKTPLGKHMAKKLRVYVGTTHPHLAQQPEPITL; this is translated from the coding sequence ATGATGTCGACTTATCTACAGAATCCGATGGACGTACAGGAAAAATGGTACCTGGTCGATGCGGAAGGCAAGACATTAGGGCGCCTGGCGGCCCGAGTCGCCGCAATTCTCCGCGGCAAGCATCGCCCCACGTTCACGCCCAACGTAGACATGGGCGACCATGTCGTGATCGTGAACGCGGAGAAAATTCACCTCACGGGCGACAAGCTGGAGACGAAGCTCTACCGTACGCACTCGGGCTATCCCGGCGGATTGAAAACCGCCACGGCACAGCACGTGTTCCGCAAAGACCCGACACGGTTGCTGACGCTGGCGATCGAGGGGATGCTGCCCAAGACTCCGCTGGGCAAGCACATGGCGAAAAAGCTCCGCGTGTACGTCGGCACCACGCATCCTCATCTGGCTCAGCAGCCGGAGCCGATCACCCTGTAA
- the ccsA gene encoding cytochrome c biogenesis protein CcsA: MAAVFFMVTMALYFTATMAFLALLLRRAEALSTVALSITATGFATHTLALVARMVGTTTASPPSFQEALSFFSWMLILVFLVVEFRHRLHVLGSFILPLALVSLVSAAALPETAPTLQPVFRTLWVHVTLSMLGTVGFAVAFVAGVMYLIQDGLLKSKRFNVLYSKLPALDFLDELNQQSIVFGFPLLTLGIVTGAISAEFARGAYVNWNPEQTWAIVTWLFYFAVLVGRLTVGWRAKRAAYLTIIGFACVILTLVGVAIKSSGAVS, encoded by the coding sequence ATGGCCGCGGTGTTTTTCATGGTGACCATGGCGCTGTACTTTACGGCGACGATGGCGTTTCTTGCCCTATTGTTGCGGCGGGCCGAGGCATTGTCGACAGTCGCGCTGAGCATCACGGCCACGGGATTTGCCACGCACACATTGGCGCTGGTTGCCAGGATGGTGGGGACGACGACCGCCTCGCCGCCGAGCTTTCAGGAGGCGTTGTCGTTTTTTTCCTGGATGCTGATCCTCGTCTTTCTTGTCGTCGAGTTCCGGCACCGTCTGCATGTCCTTGGATCCTTCATCCTTCCTCTGGCGCTGGTGTCCCTGGTGTCGGCCGCCGCCTTACCCGAAACCGCTCCCACCCTCCAGCCGGTGTTCCGGACCTTATGGGTGCACGTGACTCTCAGCATGCTTGGGACGGTCGGCTTCGCCGTGGCCTTTGTCGCGGGTGTCATGTATCTGATCCAAGACGGACTTCTCAAGTCCAAACGTTTCAACGTGCTCTATAGCAAGCTGCCGGCCTTGGATTTTCTCGACGAACTCAATCAACAGTCGATCGTGTTCGGATTCCCGCTGCTGACGCTCGGAATTGTGACCGGCGCCATCTCGGCCGAGTTTGCCCGCGGGGCCTATGTCAACTGGAACCCAGAGCAGACGTGGGCCATCGTCACCTGGTTGTTCTATTTCGCGGTGCTCGTGGGCCGGTTGACCGTCGGGTGGCGAGCCAAGCGGGCGGCGTATTTGACGATCATCGGATTCGCCTGCGTGATTTTGACGCTGGTCGGCGTGGCGATTAAGAGCTCCGGAGCCGTGTCCTAA
- a CDS encoding sulfurtransferase TusA family protein produces the protein MNRDASNLSEADMTVQPDAELDLRGVICPYNFVKTKLKLDTMGEGQVLVVLLDDGEPIRNVPQSLRNEGHTILSQEQIERVHRVVIRKGGGD, from the coding sequence ATGAATCGCGACGCGAGTAACCTGAGTGAGGCCGACATGACGGTGCAGCCCGATGCGGAACTGGATCTCAGGGGGGTCATCTGCCCCTATAACTTCGTCAAGACCAAGCTGAAGCTGGACACGATGGGGGAGGGACAGGTGTTGGTCGTGCTGCTGGATGACGGCGAGCCGATCCGAAACGTCCCTCAGAGCCTCCGCAATGAGGGCCACACGATCCTATCTCAGGAACAGATCGAGCGTGTGCATCGGGTCGTGATCCGCAAAGGCGGCGGCGATTAG
- a CDS encoding bifunctional nuclease family protein: MNQSDAPQNQPLVEYQIDRVVDETSTETRIVVLSRKGGDPDAFPIWIGAAEGHAIKLALDATVTPRPMSHDLVKSFAEHLGVTVRRVVISDVRNSTYYATVHLGNNGVDRTLDARPSDALALAVRVQCPIYIAQDVLARRSTANLDAWLAKLESKRVGAQPEVREI, encoded by the coding sequence ATGAACCAGAGCGACGCGCCGCAGAATCAACCGCTCGTGGAGTATCAGATCGACCGCGTGGTCGACGAGACCAGCACCGAGACCAGGATCGTCGTCCTCTCCCGCAAAGGCGGCGACCCCGACGCGTTTCCGATCTGGATCGGCGCGGCCGAGGGGCACGCCATCAAGCTGGCCTTGGACGCCACCGTCACCCCGCGCCCGATGAGCCATGATCTGGTCAAGAGCTTCGCGGAGCATTTGGGGGTCACGGTCCGCCGCGTCGTCATTTCGGATGTCCGCAACAGCACCTACTACGCCACCGTCCACCTGGGAAACAACGGGGTGGACCGAACCCTCGACGCACGGCCGAGCGATGCGTTGGCGCTGGCCGTGCGGGTGCAATGCCCCATTTATATCGCGCAGGATGTCCTCGCGCGGCGGAGCACGGCCAACTTGGACGCCTGGCTCGCTAAGCTGGAGTCGAAACGCGTCGGCGCGCAGCCCGAGGTCCGCGAGATCTGA
- a CDS encoding SAM-dependent methyltransferase, producing the protein MSGEGSQPKSTRTRLEQAPPRPGTLYVVGTPIGDPDDITIRALRILRIVPIIAAEDPRSTQALLAYHGITGGIAGTVTSYGPGNLEEKISLLLHRLRRGDDVALVSDSGMPVIQDPGSRLIAAARQAEIPVTSVPGPSALTAAAALSGFSADCLVFEGRLPRSRRRLTSFLRQRCGDRRTAIFFVEERAVAAMLETLASVLPTRMIVLAQNLTMEDEQIHRGTAPALLKLGVRLRKGGGTKTTVVVTGATSAKRSADRRKIGRPT; encoded by the coding sequence ATGAGCGGAGAAGGGAGTCAACCAAAGAGCACCAGGACCAGGCTCGAGCAGGCGCCGCCGCGACCGGGAACCTTGTACGTCGTCGGCACTCCCATCGGCGATCCCGACGACATCACCATTCGAGCACTGCGCATTCTGAGGATTGTTCCGATCATTGCGGCCGAGGATCCCCGATCCACGCAGGCCCTCTTGGCGTACCATGGAATCACGGGTGGCATCGCGGGCACAGTGACGAGCTATGGACCGGGGAATCTCGAAGAAAAAATCTCGCTGCTCCTCCATCGGCTCAGACGCGGAGACGACGTCGCGTTGGTTTCCGATTCCGGGATGCCGGTGATCCAAGATCCGGGTTCGCGCCTGATTGCGGCCGCCCGGCAAGCGGAGATTCCCGTGACATCCGTGCCGGGACCCTCGGCGCTCACGGCGGCAGCCGCCCTGTCCGGATTTTCCGCGGACTGTCTCGTCTTCGAAGGACGCCTGCCACGATCCCGCCGGCGACTCACATCGTTTCTCCGTCAGCGGTGCGGAGACCGGCGCACCGCGATCTTCTTCGTCGAGGAACGCGCCGTCGCGGCCATGCTGGAGACGCTCGCTTCCGTGTTGCCGACCAGAATGATCGTCCTGGCTCAGAACCTGACGATGGAAGATGAACAGATCCACCGAGGGACGGCGCCGGCGCTGCTCAAACTCGGGGTCCGCTTGCGCAAAGGAGGAGGGACGAAAACGACCGTCGTCGTGACAGGTGCAACGTCCGCGAAGCGGTCGGCAGATCGGCGGAAGATCGGCCGCCCCACCTAA
- the rpsI gene encoding 30S ribosomal protein S9 produces the protein MAAAMQYATGRRKCAIARAWVTGTAGDIIVNDQPLEKAFPRLTLRQIIQLPLELAGVSGKFSIKATVHGGGPTGQAGALRHAIARALVELSQPLRAPLKKEGLLTRDSRVKERKKYGQKGARKRFQYSKR, from the coding sequence ATGGCAGCGGCAATGCAATATGCGACGGGACGGCGGAAATGCGCGATCGCACGCGCCTGGGTAACCGGAACCGCCGGCGATATCATCGTCAACGATCAACCGCTGGAAAAGGCCTTTCCGCGGCTGACCCTCCGGCAGATCATCCAGTTGCCGCTCGAGCTCGCCGGCGTCTCGGGAAAGTTTTCGATCAAGGCGACCGTGCACGGCGGTGGACCGACGGGACAGGCCGGAGCGCTTCGTCATGCCATCGCCAGAGCGCTCGTGGAGCTGAGCCAGCCGCTTCGCGCCCCTTTGAAGAAGGAAGGACTGCTCACGCGCGACTCGCGCGTCAAGGAGCGCAAGAAGTACGGCCAAAAGGGCGCGAGAAAACGGTTCCAGTACTCCAAGCGCTAA
- a CDS encoding Fe(2+)-trafficking protein produces MTEVQCVTCGQTGETITEPLFMGKLEAEIKSKVCKPCWKKWESMRVMVINEYQVNLGDESGRELVKKQMKAFLKIGAEQADTSKLDQNYRPQS; encoded by the coding sequence ATGACCGAAGTGCAATGCGTGACGTGCGGACAAACGGGGGAAACGATCACCGAACCCCTGTTCATGGGCAAACTCGAAGCGGAAATCAAATCCAAGGTATGTAAACCCTGCTGGAAAAAGTGGGAGTCCATGCGTGTGATGGTCATCAACGAATACCAGGTCAATCTCGGGGACGAGAGCGGCCGCGAGTTGGTCAAGAAGCAGATGAAGGCCTTTCTCAAGATCGGGGCCGAGCAGGCGGACACGAGCAAGTTGGACCAAAACTATCGACCGCAATCGTGA
- the hemA gene encoding glutamyl-tRNA reductase, translating to MHIVVVGLSHKTAPVEIREKLAIPESRLGEALGRLCSYSGVREGLLLCTCNRVEVYAVVDELEVGYGRIQEFLADAHMSLSSEQLTPHLYWQTGDRAISHLFRVASSLDSMIVGESQILGQIKDAFDSALAHKATGLILNKVVKKAISVAKRVRTETKISEMAVSVSYAAVELAKKIFSDLSDKTVLLVGAGEMAKLAARHFIASGVRNVCVTTRNPQHGIELADRFGGTAVLFEQFREDMASADIVLVSTGASHYLIGAEDVQRAVKQRMNRPVFLIDISVPRNIDPSVRHVDNAFLFDIDDLKLRVERNKGERVQEAEKAERMVVDEVEVIRQWLRSLEVTPTIVALRTRAEDIKRSEVEKAIGRLAHLSTQERELVEGMASSIVNKLIHHTMVTLKTEVASADGAAFVEAARRFFNLTETEQGVNGAGSTLLKDVGEETESTQRTGENAP from the coding sequence ATGCATATCGTCGTCGTGGGACTGAGCCACAAGACCGCGCCGGTGGAGATCCGGGAAAAACTCGCGATTCCGGAAAGCCGGCTCGGCGAAGCGCTGGGCAGATTGTGCTCCTATTCCGGTGTGCGCGAAGGCTTGCTGTTGTGCACGTGCAATCGTGTCGAAGTGTATGCCGTCGTGGATGAGCTGGAGGTGGGCTATGGGCGTATTCAGGAATTCCTCGCCGATGCGCACATGTCGCTGTCGTCGGAACAGCTGACGCCGCATCTCTACTGGCAAACGGGGGATCGGGCCATCTCCCATCTGTTCCGAGTGGCTTCCAGCCTGGATTCCATGATCGTGGGGGAATCTCAGATCCTCGGGCAGATCAAGGATGCGTTCGATTCCGCTCTTGCCCACAAAGCCACGGGGTTGATTCTGAACAAGGTGGTTAAGAAGGCGATTTCCGTCGCGAAACGTGTGCGAACGGAAACGAAGATCTCCGAAATGGCGGTGTCGGTGAGTTATGCGGCCGTCGAACTGGCGAAGAAGATCTTCTCTGATTTGAGCGACAAGACAGTGCTGCTGGTCGGTGCGGGAGAAATGGCGAAGTTGGCGGCCCGACATTTCATCGCCAGCGGAGTCCGCAACGTGTGCGTGACCACGCGGAATCCGCAGCACGGGATCGAACTCGCCGACCGTTTCGGCGGCACCGCTGTGCTGTTCGAGCAGTTTCGGGAGGATATGGCTTCGGCGGACATCGTGCTGGTGTCGACCGGCGCCTCGCACTACCTGATCGGTGCTGAGGACGTGCAGCGGGCGGTCAAACAGCGCATGAACCGTCCGGTGTTTCTTATCGACATTTCGGTCCCGCGCAATATCGATCCTTCCGTGCGCCACGTGGACAACGCGTTTCTCTTCGACATCGACGATCTGAAGTTGCGTGTGGAGCGCAACAAGGGGGAGCGGGTCCAGGAAGCCGAGAAGGCCGAACGCATGGTCGTCGACGAGGTCGAGGTGATCCGGCAGTGGCTCCGCTCGCTGGAAGTGACCCCAACCATCGTGGCATTGAGGACGCGTGCGGAGGATATCAAACGGTCGGAAGTCGAGAAGGCCATCGGACGGCTCGCGCATCTATCGACGCAGGAGCGCGAGTTGGTCGAAGGGATGGCCTCGTCGATCGTCAACAAGCTCATTCACCATACGATGGTCACGTTGAAGACGGAGGTCGCCTCGGCCGACGGAGCCGCGTTTGTGGAAGCGGCCAGACGGTTCTTCAACTTGACCGAGACCGAACAAGGGGTCAATGGCGCAGGGTCCACGC